The following are encoded in a window of Paenibacillus polymyxa genomic DNA:
- the modB gene encoding molybdate ABC transporter permease subunit, with translation MSMQDIDWNEYWPPIRLSLQVALLSSVLVIILGLLVAWSMSRLGLFKGKTVVETVLMLPLVLPPTVVGFLLLILLGRKSGFGRFVEQWFGEPIIFSWWAGVIAAVVVAFPLVYRTLRMGLSSVDRDLENAGRSMGASEWQVFRYITFPLIFPSFKAAFILGFARGLGEFGATLMIAGNIPGKTQTIPTAIYIAVDAGHLPMAWAWTCSIILISFIMLLLTGQKNN, from the coding sequence GTGAGCATGCAAGATATAGATTGGAATGAATATTGGCCTCCTATCCGATTATCGTTGCAGGTTGCACTGTTATCTAGCGTTCTCGTAATCATATTAGGCTTGCTTGTGGCATGGTCAATGTCGCGGTTGGGATTATTTAAAGGGAAAACGGTTGTTGAAACCGTGCTTATGCTGCCTTTGGTACTCCCACCGACGGTTGTTGGTTTTTTACTGCTCATATTACTTGGACGAAAAAGCGGGTTCGGACGGTTTGTGGAGCAATGGTTTGGCGAGCCTATTATATTCTCGTGGTGGGCAGGGGTTATAGCAGCGGTGGTAGTAGCTTTTCCTCTAGTCTATCGGACGCTGAGAATGGGATTGTCTTCTGTTGACCGGGACTTGGAAAACGCGGGACGTTCGATGGGTGCAAGTGAATGGCAGGTTTTTCGATACATCACCTTCCCTTTAATTTTCCCTTCTTTTAAAGCTGCCTTCATACTCGGTTTTGCCCGTGGCCTGGGCGAATTTGGTGCTACGCTGATGATTGCCGGAAATATTCCGGGTAAAACTCAAACGATTCCGACGGCCATTTATATTGCAGTGGATGCTGGTCATCTTCCTATGGCGTGGGCGTGGACATGCTCTATCATACTCATTTCTTTTATCATGCTCCTGTTAACGGGTCAAAAGAACAATTAA
- the modA gene encoding molybdate ABC transporter substrate-binding protein, with protein MHKLIKSSTVFVLVMSIILLLSGCGTKQQLDSNVSSSDQNGSSSQTSSKTAETIELTISAAASLTDALKEIQHSYESTHTGIKLNFNFGGSGALEKQIEQGAPSDLFLSASTKNMKPLVDQQLIDTKKQKTWLTNELVAVSPEDGTMNIASVTDLTKKEVKKVAIGIPESVPAGNYAQEALTKAKLWDTLQSKLVQAKDVRQVLQYVETGNADVGFVYKTDALTSQKAKIAFEVNPKTYSPVEYPIGIVKATKHIQEAEDFYAYLQSQESLNIMDKYGFNIPK; from the coding sequence ATGCATAAATTAATTAAAAGTAGCACTGTTTTCGTTTTGGTTATGTCCATCATTTTATTATTATCAGGATGCGGTACGAAACAACAACTAGATTCAAATGTTAGCAGTTCGGATCAGAACGGATCTTCCAGCCAGACATCTTCGAAAACGGCTGAAACTATTGAGCTTACCATATCCGCAGCAGCAAGTTTAACGGATGCGCTCAAAGAAATTCAGCATTCATACGAATCAACCCATACAGGCATTAAATTGAATTTTAACTTCGGCGGCTCTGGTGCGTTGGAAAAACAAATTGAGCAAGGAGCGCCGTCGGATTTGTTTCTGTCCGCTTCGACCAAAAACATGAAGCCCCTTGTTGATCAGCAGTTAATAGATACGAAAAAACAAAAAACGTGGCTGACGAACGAATTGGTCGCGGTTAGCCCTGAAGATGGGACGATGAACATCGCGAGTGTAACCGATTTAACAAAAAAAGAAGTGAAGAAAGTTGCAATCGGAATTCCTGAAAGTGTTCCAGCGGGTAACTACGCACAGGAAGCGCTGACGAAAGCGAAGCTTTGGGACACGTTACAGAGCAAGCTGGTTCAAGCGAAAGACGTTAGACAAGTGCTGCAATATGTGGAAACTGGGAATGCAGATGTCGGATTTGTATATAAAACAGATGCATTGACTTCACAAAAGGCAAAAATCGCCTTTGAGGTGAATCCCAAAACCTATTCACCTGTTGAGTATCCAATCGGGATTGTCAAAGCTACAAAGCACATTCAAGAAGCCGAAGACTTTTATGCATACTTACAATCGCAAGAATCTCTGAATATTATGGATAAGTATGGATTTAACATACCGAAGTGA
- the ric gene encoding iron-sulfur cluster repair di-iron protein — MSQLTEETWVADIVKAVPKTGDLFRKLRIDFCCGGKISLREAAANRGLHAGELLTQIHEVEEKQAQHKQMQPPSLEPKELIAYIQNEYHTKLREELSALTPYVTKLTRVHGERYSHLKRVNELFTLLKQELSEHIQNEEDLVFPMIEAFLQESTVERADELNLILSKLQDEHQTVVEFLKEMRLITNGFEPMQEACGTHRLVLKRLEDLEADIFNHILLENCTLIERTRQAQLIAKPIN; from the coding sequence ATGAGCCAGTTAACGGAAGAAACATGGGTGGCGGACATCGTGAAAGCAGTACCCAAAACGGGAGATCTGTTCCGCAAACTGAGAATTGATTTCTGCTGTGGAGGGAAAATATCGCTCCGTGAAGCAGCAGCCAATCGAGGCCTCCACGCTGGTGAACTGCTGACGCAGATACATGAAGTGGAAGAAAAGCAGGCACAGCATAAGCAAATGCAACCTCCTTCACTCGAACCAAAAGAACTAATCGCCTATATTCAAAATGAGTATCATACGAAGCTTCGGGAAGAACTATCGGCCTTAACGCCGTATGTAACCAAACTAACGCGGGTTCACGGTGAACGTTATTCGCATCTCAAGCGAGTTAATGAATTGTTCACCTTGCTTAAACAGGAATTATCGGAACATATTCAAAATGAGGAGGACCTTGTGTTTCCGATGATTGAAGCATTTTTACAAGAATCAACAGTGGAACGAGCAGATGAGTTGAATCTAATTTTGTCCAAGTTGCAAGACGAGCATCAAACGGTGGTGGAGTTCCTGAAGGAAATGCGCTTGATCACAAACGGCTTTGAGCCGATGCAGGAAGCTTGTGGTACGCACCGACTCGTATTGAAGCGGTTAGAAGACCTGGAAGCAGATATTTTTAATCATATTCTTCTTGAAAATTGTACACTGATCGAACGTACGAGACAGGCACAGCTAATAGCGAAACCGATTAATTGA
- the hemG gene encoding protoporphyrinogen oxidase — MKKSSKKVVILGGGISGLSAAFYVKKLAEDRQLEVEITLVEKSERLGGKLQTVRQNDFMIEKGPDAFLARKTAILDLTMELGLEAELVSTNPKAKSACILHKGKLHTMPMGFILGIPTKLTPFIRTGLISPLGKARAALDLIIPAKKGDADESLGDFIKRRLGKEVLDQITEPLLSGIYAGDTHSLSLMSTFPQFKLMEQKHGSLIKGMSKGAGRKPAVQDKLPDIAKKSMFLSYRLGLSTIVERLKERLDTVRFVMGQGVVEVRKESGYQVILEHGQKIDADAVICAVPAFEAATLFSGVASASWLHKIHYVSVANIALAYKNTDLNFAFEGTGFLVPRKEGKKITACTWSSTKWSHTAPEGYTLLRTYIGHAGAQDWIQMTDDQLVDAARKDLKDLMGLEAEPEFVEVSRCDRSMPQYPIGHKEHMAKMRQDFAQYLPGVFLCGAGYGGVGIPDCIAQGKEAAEQLLSDLL; from the coding sequence ATGAAAAAAAGTTCTAAAAAAGTCGTTATTCTCGGTGGAGGAATAAGTGGTTTAAGTGCTGCCTTTTATGTGAAAAAGCTGGCTGAGGATCGGCAGCTTGAAGTGGAGATTACACTGGTGGAGAAAAGTGAACGTCTGGGAGGAAAGCTGCAAACCGTTCGCCAAAACGATTTTATGATCGAAAAAGGACCGGATGCTTTCTTGGCCAGAAAGACGGCAATATTGGATCTGACCATGGAGTTGGGGCTGGAAGCAGAGCTGGTATCGACAAACCCGAAAGCCAAATCTGCTTGCATTTTGCATAAGGGCAAACTTCATACGATGCCGATGGGCTTCATTCTGGGCATCCCAACAAAGCTGACTCCTTTCATTCGGACAGGACTTATTTCTCCACTGGGAAAAGCACGGGCAGCCCTGGATTTAATCATTCCGGCGAAGAAAGGTGATGCGGACGAATCTCTAGGTGATTTTATCAAACGGCGTCTTGGCAAAGAAGTTCTGGACCAGATTACAGAACCTCTGCTGTCTGGAATTTACGCTGGGGATACTCATTCTCTGAGCCTTATGTCAACTTTCCCTCAATTTAAACTAATGGAACAAAAGCATGGAAGTTTGATTAAGGGTATGTCTAAAGGGGCGGGAAGAAAGCCAGCAGTACAAGACAAACTGCCGGATATCGCTAAGAAAAGTATGTTTCTTTCTTATCGGCTAGGATTATCTACGATCGTGGAGCGGCTAAAGGAAAGGCTGGATACCGTACGTTTTGTTATGGGGCAAGGTGTAGTTGAAGTAAGGAAGGAAAGCGGTTATCAGGTCATTTTAGAACACGGACAAAAAATAGATGCGGATGCGGTGATCTGCGCTGTTCCAGCTTTTGAAGCGGCTACATTATTTTCCGGCGTTGCAAGCGCTAGCTGGTTACACAAGATTCACTATGTTTCCGTAGCCAATATTGCTCTTGCTTATAAAAACACAGATCTTAATTTTGCTTTTGAGGGAACGGGATTTCTAGTCCCTCGCAAAGAAGGCAAAAAGATTACAGCATGTACTTGGTCTTCGACGAAGTGGAGCCATACTGCTCCTGAAGGATATACGCTTTTACGGACCTACATCGGACATGCAGGCGCACAGGATTGGATTCAGATGACAGACGATCAACTTGTGGATGCCGCGCGCAAAGATTTGAAAGATTTAATGGGCCTGGAAGCGGAACCGGAATTCGTTGAAGTCAGTAGGTGTGATCGATCGATGCCGCAATATCCGATTGGACACAAAGAGCATATGGCGAAGATGAGACAGGACTTCGCACAGTATTTACCGGGTGTTTTTCTATGCGGTGCCGGCTATGGGGGCGTTGGAATTCCAGATTGTATCGCTCAAGGGAAAGAAGCGGCTGAACAGTTGCTTTCTGATTTGTTATAA
- a CDS encoding TIGR04053 family radical SAM/SPASM domain-containing protein, with product MISLKTPRDYHTDPFIVIWEVTRACALKCLHCRAEAQYKPDPRQLTLEEGKKLIDQIAEMNHPLVVFTGGDPLMRPDLFELARYAIEEKNLSVSMTPSATPKVTRAAVEKAKQVGLSRWAFSLDGSCADIHDHFRGTVGSYDTTMRGIGYLKELNIPIQVNTTVSRYNLHDLERIAERVKEMQAVLWSLFFLVPTGRGMEKDMITPDEHEAVMKWLYQIQQQMPYGVKATEAPHYRRVVLQQKHNAGESSVADEQKRADVLGRAPKGVNDGDGFVFISHIGEVYPSGFLPLMCGNVRNDSLADIYRNSPIMMNLRDKSLLKGKCGVCEFKAICGGSRARAFAITGDYLESDPYCAYIPGVGEEKCFHEKKF from the coding sequence ATGATATCTTTGAAAACGCCGCGTGATTATCATACAGATCCGTTTATAGTCATCTGGGAGGTTACACGAGCTTGTGCTTTAAAGTGCCTTCACTGTAGAGCGGAAGCTCAGTACAAACCTGATCCTCGCCAGCTGACACTAGAAGAAGGTAAGAAGCTGATAGATCAAATCGCTGAAATGAATCATCCGTTGGTTGTGTTCACAGGCGGAGATCCTTTGATGCGTCCTGATCTGTTTGAACTGGCTCGATATGCAATTGAAGAGAAAAATCTGTCGGTTTCGATGACCCCCAGTGCCACACCTAAAGTGACACGAGCAGCGGTAGAAAAAGCAAAGCAAGTTGGGTTATCGCGGTGGGCGTTTAGTCTGGACGGTTCATGTGCAGACATTCACGATCATTTTCGGGGTACGGTGGGTTCCTACGATACAACCATGCGAGGAATTGGTTATTTAAAGGAGCTGAATATCCCTATTCAAGTGAACACTACGGTGTCCCGGTACAACCTCCATGATCTGGAGCGAATTGCAGAAAGGGTAAAGGAAATGCAGGCCGTGTTATGGAGTTTATTTTTCCTTGTTCCAACCGGACGTGGCATGGAGAAAGATATGATTACTCCTGATGAGCATGAAGCCGTAATGAAATGGTTGTATCAAATACAGCAACAGATGCCGTACGGTGTGAAGGCTACAGAAGCTCCCCACTACCGGAGGGTCGTACTGCAGCAAAAGCACAATGCAGGTGAGAGCAGTGTAGCAGACGAACAAAAGAGGGCAGATGTTTTAGGACGTGCTCCTAAAGGCGTAAATGATGGAGATGGATTTGTTTTTATTAGTCATATCGGAGAAGTATACCCGAGCGGTTTTCTGCCTCTTATGTGCGGGAATGTACGAAACGATAGCCTGGCAGATATTTATCGCAACTCTCCGATCATGATGAATCTTAGAGATAAGTCCCTACTTAAAGGTAAATGTGGAGTCTGTGAATTCAAGGCCATCTGTGGGGGCTCCAGAGCAAGGGCTTTTGCAATAACAGGAGACTATTTGGAGAGTGACCCTTATTGCGCTTATATACCCGGGGTTGGAGAGGAAAAGTGTTTTCATGAAAAAAAGTTCTAA